A single Glycine soja cultivar W05 chromosome 14, ASM419377v2, whole genome shotgun sequence DNA region contains:
- the LOC114384947 gene encoding protein OPI10 homolog isoform X1: MFGVVFPNRSFPMEISTFAQIDTFHWVLDMNTFVGEAYDQVRELCIFLLNGFTLPPEKALAVYIQSPGSPFVFCGAVTGARPSAVLTLAWPEPGAGGPLQLTADAQPLSAKIGVSVEDLASLPSLDMAAEKRIEGLAMKVGENLFNFMQSFCGVDGSKLVVPMDILERWFKKFQERARRDPEYLKGFAFVPRMSTGELQVVHFENRKLISFCWRGWITLHTCYMGVLMHNKSEKSVSDFYLLIDSCT; this comes from the exons ATGTTCGGAGTAGTTTTCCCGAACCGGAGCTTCCCCATGGAGATCTCAACCTTCGCTCAAATCGACACCTTCCACTGGGTCCTCGACATGAACACCTTCGTAG GCGAGGCGTACGACCAGGTCCGCGAGCTCTGCATCTTCCTCCTCAACGGCTTCACGCTGCCGCCGGAGAAGGCGCTCGCCGTCTACATCCAGTCGCCGGGGTCGCCGTTCGTGTTCTGCGGCGCCGTCACGGGGGCGCGGCCCTCCGCCGTGCTGACGCTGGCGTGGCCGGAGCCAGGCGCCGGAGGGCCGCTGCAGCTGACGGCGGACGCGCAGCCGCTGTCGGCGAAGATCGGGGTGTCGGTGGAGGATCTGGCGTCGCTGCCGTCGCTCGACATGGCGGCGGAGAAGCGAATCGAGGGGCTGGCGATGAAGGTCGGAGAGAATCTTTTCAATTTCATGCAATCGTTTTGCGGCGTGGACGGGTCGAAGCTGGTTGTTCCGATGGATATCTTGGAGCGGTGGTTCAAGAAGTTTCAGGAACGGGCCAGGCGTGACCCTGAGTACTTGAAGGGTTTTGCTTT TGTGCCAAGAATGAGTACTGGAGAACTTCAAGTTGTGCACTTCGAAAATAG GAAGTTAATTTCCTTTTGTTGGAGGGGGTGGATCACTCTACACACTTGCTATATGGGAGTATTGATGCATAACAAGTCAGAGAAGTCAGTGAGTGATTTTTACTTGTTGATTGATAGTTGTACATGA
- the LOC114384947 gene encoding protein OPI10 homolog isoform X2 translates to MFGVVFPNRSFPMEISTFAQIDTFHWVLDMNTFVGEAYDQVRELCIFLLNGFTLPPEKALAVYIQSPGSPFVFCGAVTGARPSAVLTLAWPEPGAGGPLQLTADAQPLSAKIGVSVEDLASLPSLDMAAEKRIEGLAMKVGENLFNFMQSFCGVDGSKLVVPMDILERWFKKFQERARRDPEYLKGFAL, encoded by the exons ATGTTCGGAGTAGTTTTCCCGAACCGGAGCTTCCCCATGGAGATCTCAACCTTCGCTCAAATCGACACCTTCCACTGGGTCCTCGACATGAACACCTTCGTAG GCGAGGCGTACGACCAGGTCCGCGAGCTCTGCATCTTCCTCCTCAACGGCTTCACGCTGCCGCCGGAGAAGGCGCTCGCCGTCTACATCCAGTCGCCGGGGTCGCCGTTCGTGTTCTGCGGCGCCGTCACGGGGGCGCGGCCCTCCGCCGTGCTGACGCTGGCGTGGCCGGAGCCAGGCGCCGGAGGGCCGCTGCAGCTGACGGCGGACGCGCAGCCGCTGTCGGCGAAGATCGGGGTGTCGGTGGAGGATCTGGCGTCGCTGCCGTCGCTCGACATGGCGGCGGAGAAGCGAATCGAGGGGCTGGCGATGAAGGTCGGAGAGAATCTTTTCAATTTCATGCAATCGTTTTGCGGCGTGGACGGGTCGAAGCTGGTTGTTCCGATGGATATCTTGGAGCGGTGGTTCAAGAAGTTTCAGGAACGGGCCAGGCGTGACCCTGAGTACTTGAAGGGTTTTGCTTTGTAA